In uncultured Methanobacterium sp., a genomic segment contains:
- the cfbE gene encoding coenzyme F430 synthase, with protein sequence MRILVVDMTHGGTVLASEFSKRTDCKVFAWDIYQTLSQEDKSLLEAQGIELVEESFYESYFYENIALENDMSKNSLENDKSNLIVVAPVHCNLPQPSHMTHHQAVGFLLKDQINVPVIEVTGVKGKTSTAAMLKEIYRDENPLILSSLGVEVVEDGQEIILQKDISITPASIITAWQLSQEFYKDKVHNVGICIFESSLGGTGLADVGVITNIVEDYSIARGSSSASKAKLQMFKSKVSVCDNDSYQKLYSSHSLNQKTNTFEIEGLDDDSASVKAQNINYGLHKTVFQVKVTDLITINGISINTSFEVSTFAPAQHHLENTLSAITASLSMGTPKESIISGLKNFTGLPGRTSLRKVGDMMIIEEINPGINVTAVKKAVNMIKGYEKPALILGGSYGVTCEEIDETSLSNFLADQDDEFLMILTGDLGLSVWKQMGKHYNYCNSIEMALNESKKVGAKNILLIYRSNFSELGRR encoded by the coding sequence ATGAGAATTTTAGTAGTGGACATGACCCATGGGGGAACCGTACTGGCCTCTGAATTTTCTAAAAGAACAGATTGTAAGGTTTTTGCATGGGACATCTACCAAACGTTATCCCAAGAAGATAAATCACTACTGGAAGCTCAGGGAATAGAACTGGTCGAGGAATCATTCTATGAGAGTTATTTTTATGAAAATATCGCCCTGGAAAATGATATGTCCAAGAACTCATTGGAAAATGATAAATCTAACTTAATTGTTGTAGCTCCGGTTCACTGTAATCTACCCCAACCTTCCCACATGACTCACCATCAGGCAGTGGGATTTCTTCTGAAAGACCAGATAAACGTACCAGTAATTGAAGTCACCGGGGTGAAGGGTAAAACCAGCACCGCTGCCATGCTCAAGGAGATATACCGTGATGAAAACCCGCTGATATTAAGCAGTTTGGGTGTTGAAGTTGTTGAAGATGGGCAGGAAATCATCCTCCAAAAAGATATCAGCATCACTCCAGCCAGTATTATAACTGCCTGGCAACTTTCACAGGAATTTTATAAAGATAAGGTTCATAATGTGGGTATCTGCATATTTGAAAGTTCTCTGGGTGGTACAGGACTGGCTGATGTGGGGGTTATCACCAATATTGTAGAGGATTATAGCATAGCCCGTGGAAGTAGCAGTGCCAGTAAAGCCAAGCTGCAGATGTTTAAAAGTAAGGTATCAGTCTGTGATAATGATTCTTACCAGAAATTATATTCCTCTCACTCTTTAAACCAGAAAACGAATACATTCGAAATTGAAGGGCTGGATGATGATAGTGCAAGTGTTAAAGCACAGAATATTAATTATGGGCTTCATAAGACCGTATTCCAGGTTAAAGTGACAGATCTTATAACCATAAATGGAATATCCATAAACACTTCCTTTGAAGTTTCCACATTTGCCCCTGCCCAGCATCACCTTGAAAACACCCTTTCTGCAATAACTGCATCATTATCCATGGGAACCCCCAAGGAATCAATTATTAGTGGGTTAAAAAACTTTACAGGATTGCCTGGCAGGACTTCCCTCCGTAAAGTAGGGGACATGATGATTATTGAAGAGATCAATCCTGGAATAAATGTTACTGCCGTAAAAAAAGCAGTAAACATGATAAAAGGCTATGAAAAACCAGCTCTTATACTGGGCGGAAGTTACGGTGTAACCTGTGAAGAGATTGATGAAACTTCTCTTTCAAACTTTTTAGCTGACCAGGATGATGAATTTTTAATGATATTAACTGGGGATCTAGGTCTTAGTGTATGGAAACAGATGGGAAAACACTATAATTATTGTAACAGTATAGAAATGGCACTGAATGAATCTAAAAAGGTTGGGGCGAAAAACATATTGCTGATATACCGTTCCAATTTTTCAGAACTGGGCAGGAGATAA
- a CDS encoding DUF308 domain-containing protein — protein sequence MKNTIVGVIAIIVAVIMITAPVVGLATLGLISGLLILGMGIWLTILGFGERTSNDLWLFPFIVGIIGVVMGITFLFNTSWIMSLGLWAYIITGILLLITGIIALLVGERKTYKVYAGIFGLLFGFLFLIVGFYNVDPNILGFITGIGLLIYGILNIRE from the coding sequence ATGAAAAACACAATAGTTGGAGTTATTGCAATAATTGTAGCAGTTATAATGATAACTGCACCAGTAGTGGGACTTGCCACTCTTGGTCTCATATCTGGACTTTTAATACTTGGAATGGGTATCTGGCTAACCATTTTAGGCTTCGGTGAAAGAACATCCAATGATCTGTGGTTATTCCCATTTATAGTGGGAATAATTGGAGTAGTTATGGGTATAACATTCCTTTTCAACACTTCCTGGATAATGAGTCTCGGCCTATGGGCCTATATCATTACAGGAATCCTGTTATTAATTACAGGAATCATTGCCCTGCTTGTTGGTGAAAGGAAAACTTACAAAGTATATGCAGGAATATTTGGACTGCTATTCGGATTTCTTTTCCTTATCGTTGGTTTCTACAACGTGGATCCCAATATTTTAGGATTCATAACAGGGATTGGACTGTTGATATATGGAATTCTGAACATTCGAGAATAA
- a CDS encoding orotate phosphoribosyltransferase-like protein → MNQKLIEKAYELRSRGFTTGEIADELNVSKDTARWLILQGTDKTKEKAQEKAPVDFAINWKSLGGSSRRMSYVSAAMADMAQQHGDVEVVVGITVSGIPFATMMAEFLDADMAVFHPIKHRKEEDARGAVSSNFASVEGKRVVIVDDVITSGGTVGEAIKVFRSLGAEPLAAVVLIDKKGLLEVEKVPVESLIRVSRLG, encoded by the coding sequence ATGAACCAAAAACTCATTGAAAAGGCTTATGAACTTAGAAGCAGGGGTTTTACCACAGGAGAAATAGCTGATGAACTCAATGTCTCAAAAGACACTGCCCGATGGCTCATACTCCAGGGAACCGATAAAACTAAAGAAAAAGCTCAGGAAAAAGCACCGGTTGATTTTGCCATTAACTGGAAAAGTCTGGGTGGCAGTTCTAGGAGAATGTCCTATGTTTCCGCAGCAATGGCAGATATGGCACAACAGCACGGTGATGTGGAAGTAGTGGTGGGAATCACGGTAAGTGGAATACCATTTGCCACCATGATGGCCGAGTTTCTGGATGCAGATATGGCAGTGTTCCACCCCATTAAACACCGCAAGGAAGAGGATGCCCGGGGAGCAGTAAGCAGTAATTTCGCTTCAGTTGAGGGAAAAAGAGTGGTAATAGTGGACGATGTCATCACCAGCGGTGGAACCGTTGGCGAAGCAATAAAAGTCTTCAGAAGCCTTGGAGCAGAACCACTGGCAGCAGTGGTGCTCATCGACAAAAAAGGGCTCTTAGAAGTAGAAAAAGTTCCAGTAGAATCACTTATACGTGTAAGCAGGCTGGGATAA
- the pyrH gene encoding UMP kinase produces the protein MRVVITVGGSIIIRDHDYKKFQDYASVLESMAAEHQIMVVVGGGRTARDYIGIARDLGASEALCDDIGIDVTRLNARLLITALGDSAYPRVPHNFAEALEFSTNGKIVVMGGTEPAHSTDAVGSILAEFVGADLLLNATSVDGLYDKDPNKHPDAKMFPEITPKEMMGMLADKEMKAGTYEFLDKTAIQIIGRSKIKTVIFNGENPENLKKAIKNNIGTLIKHDIE, from the coding sequence ATGCGCGTAGTGATCACGGTAGGTGGATCCATAATAATCAGGGACCACGATTATAAAAAATTTCAGGATTATGCAAGTGTATTGGAGAGTATGGCAGCAGAACACCAGATCATGGTGGTGGTAGGTGGTGGTAGGACTGCTCGGGACTACATTGGAATAGCCAGGGATTTAGGGGCATCAGAAGCCCTCTGTGATGATATTGGAATTGATGTCACCCGACTCAATGCACGACTCCTCATAACAGCTCTAGGAGATAGTGCTTATCCACGAGTACCTCATAACTTTGCAGAAGCCCTAGAATTTTCTACCAATGGTAAAATTGTGGTAATGGGTGGCACAGAACCAGCACACAGTACCGATGCTGTGGGCAGCATTCTGGCCGAGTTTGTTGGTGCAGATTTACTCTTAAACGCCACTTCTGTAGATGGATTGTATGATAAAGATCCCAACAAGCACCCCGATGCAAAAATGTTCCCTGAGATTACCCCCAAAGAGATGATGGGAATGCTGGCTGATAAAGAAATGAAAGCAGGGACCTATGAATTCCTGGATAAAACCGCCATACAGATCATAGGTCGTTCCAAGATAAAAACAGTTATTTTCAATGGGGAAAACCCTGAAAACCTTAAAAAAGCCATAAAGAATAACATAGGCACGTTAATTAAGCATGATATTGAATAA
- a CDS encoding NAD(+) kinase produces MIMGLVARSDVKGAVELAQKIADFLTEKNVDILLDTPLAMELEKYQDRHCELKDMDVDMVVAIGGDGTILRTQSFISHKKIPLIGINMGTVGFLTEIDPKNAFTAIEEILAGNYFVERRNQLLVWHKHELPPALNEVVLMTRKPAKMLHIQISVDDEIMEELRADGLIIATPSGSTAYSMSAGGPIIDPRVEAFVIVPICPFKLGARPTVVSDGSTIKVKLLREGKKAIAVIDGQFEEEINYMDEIVFRKSDNCAYFVRLTKDFYRKVREKLTQGGIY; encoded by the coding sequence ATGATCATGGGGTTAGTGGCTCGTAGTGATGTAAAAGGTGCCGTGGAACTTGCTCAGAAAATTGCTGACTTTTTAACCGAAAAAAATGTTGATATTCTCCTGGATACTCCTCTGGCCATGGAACTGGAAAAATATCAGGACAGGCACTGTGAACTCAAGGATATGGACGTGGATATGGTGGTTGCTATTGGGGGAGATGGAACTATCCTCCGTACCCAGAGCTTCATCAGCCACAAAAAAATACCTCTAATCGGAATTAACATGGGAACAGTTGGATTTTTAACAGAAATAGATCCAAAAAACGCTTTTACAGCTATTGAAGAAATTCTTGCTGGTAATTATTTTGTGGAAAGAAGGAACCAGCTTTTAGTCTGGCACAAGCATGAACTGCCTCCTGCCTTAAATGAGGTGGTGCTAATGACCCGTAAACCTGCTAAAATGCTCCACATCCAAATCAGTGTGGATGATGAGATAATGGAGGAACTGCGAGCAGATGGGCTTATCATTGCCACGCCAAGTGGCTCCACGGCTTATTCAATGTCAGCTGGAGGCCCAATCATCGATCCCCGGGTCGAAGCCTTTGTAATAGTTCCAATATGCCCATTTAAACTGGGGGCCCGACCAACAGTAGTTTCCGATGGAAGCACCATAAAAGTTAAGCTCCTCAGAGAAGGTAAAAAGGCCATAGCAGTTATCGATGGTCAGTTTGAGGAAGAGATAAACTACATGGATGAGATTGTCTTCCGCAAATCAGATAACTGCGCATATTTCGTGCGCCTTACCAAGGATTTCTACCGGAAAGTTCGAGAAAAGTTAACACAGGGTGGAATCTATTAA
- the hemC gene encoding hydroxymethylbilane synthase: protein MQVGTRGSSLAMVQTKNIITSLSKITDEKIDITVIKTTGDKIKDSQLYQMDVKGIFTKELDRAVLEEEVDFAVHSLKDLPSELDDELEIVAIPLRESPHDVLVSPYQWEDLPEGATLGTSSVRREAFCKYHQKNVDIQPIRGNIETRIKKVTSGEYQATLLAEAGLNRLGLTEHLRERFSLDYMTPAAGQGALAVVSRKDSSNKNILKELNHKYSYNEIMAERKVLEELGVGCQWPLGVCARAQGDKLKLQAILLNREGELISKHDITGSINQAESIGLEIARSIGEDC, encoded by the coding sequence TTGCAGGTAGGTACAAGAGGAAGCAGTCTGGCCATGGTTCAAACCAAGAATATAATTACCTCTTTATCAAAAATAACAGATGAGAAAATAGACATAACCGTAATAAAAACCACAGGGGATAAAATAAAAGATTCTCAACTTTATCAGATGGATGTGAAGGGAATATTCACCAAAGAACTGGACAGAGCAGTCTTAGAAGAAGAGGTTGATTTTGCAGTACACAGTTTAAAGGATCTTCCCAGTGAACTGGATGATGAACTGGAAATTGTAGCAATCCCACTACGGGAATCCCCTCACGATGTGCTGGTATCACCTTACCAATGGGAAGATCTCCCTGAAGGAGCAACACTGGGGACCAGTAGTGTCAGGAGAGAGGCATTCTGTAAATACCATCAGAAAAACGTGGATATTCAGCCTATTAGGGGCAACATTGAAACCAGGATAAAAAAAGTCACCAGTGGAGAATATCAGGCCACTTTACTGGCTGAAGCTGGTCTCAACAGATTAGGACTTACCGAACACCTCCGGGAACGATTTTCTTTGGATTACATGACTCCTGCTGCAGGCCAGGGAGCACTGGCAGTTGTTAGTAGGAAGGATAGTAGTAACAAAAATATTTTAAAAGAATTAAATCACAAATATTCTTATAATGAAATCATGGCTGAGAGAAAAGTTCTAGAAGAACTGGGTGTAGGTTGCCAGTGGCCTCTAGGAGTTTGTGCCCGAGCACAAGGAGATAAATTGAAACTTCAAGCTATTTTACTTAACAGAGAGGGTGAACTTATCTCTAAACATGACATAACCGGTTCAATAAATCAGGCCGAAAGTATAGGTCTTGAAATCGCCAGAAGCATTGGGGAGGATTGCTAG
- a CDS encoding glutamate synthase-related protein, which produces MDEPGNIRIKVPDSKENRQKCICRLCKSYPHDCNGEILFCGVNESKCDIKAKTCLCNKCPIYKEYGLKGLYYCDKVSVGESNILMRKRSKEEDPDFYQEVVNIKEESKTGKSTVGSMGSLKKFPFSLDDLYFIPAQVNKIPLNLEEQVQSSVIIGPHSKKPMQVSSPLMISGMSFGAVSKNVRVVISSTSSKLGIGFNSGEGGIIDEEKDVGVDYRIVQYSTGRFGVDEEILESAAAVEIRFGQGAYPGKGSYLPAEKITDEIARTRNLKPGEPSYSPAHHMDMTAPDAMKEKVEWLREITGGVPVGAKIGCGDVKSDVSMLTDIGVDFIALDGFGGGTGATDLYVRDNVGIPVFAAIPQAYKTLQELGVKDKISLIAGGGLRTSADFAKCLALGADAVYMGTAALIAINCQQYRICYSDLCPTGIATQDPKLMEQLDVEEGIHKLTNFIELTNEEMANLTRIVGKNNVNQLSPDDLISVNKEFAEITSVRWLNGEYIH; this is translated from the coding sequence ATGGATGAACCTGGAAATATAAGGATTAAAGTCCCTGACTCAAAGGAAAACCGACAAAAATGCATATGCAGATTGTGTAAAAGTTATCCCCATGATTGTAATGGTGAAATCCTTTTCTGCGGTGTAAATGAAAGTAAATGTGATATTAAAGCAAAAACTTGCCTCTGCAATAAATGCCCGATATACAAGGAATATGGGCTTAAAGGACTTTACTACTGTGATAAAGTAAGTGTTGGGGAAAGTAACATTCTTATGCGCAAAAGAAGCAAGGAAGAAGATCCTGACTTTTACCAAGAAGTAGTAAATATCAAGGAAGAAAGCAAAACCGGCAAAAGTACAGTGGGGTCTATGGGTTCGCTGAAGAAGTTCCCCTTTTCACTTGATGATCTTTATTTTATACCTGCACAGGTGAATAAAATACCTTTAAACCTTGAAGAACAAGTTCAAAGTTCGGTGATCATTGGCCCTCACTCAAAAAAACCAATGCAAGTCTCATCACCCCTAATGATTTCCGGAATGAGCTTTGGGGCTGTGTCCAAAAATGTGAGGGTAGTGATTTCCAGTACCTCTTCAAAACTTGGAATTGGCTTTAATTCCGGTGAAGGTGGAATAATAGATGAAGAAAAAGATGTGGGAGTCGATTATCGTATTGTACAATACTCTACTGGAAGGTTTGGAGTAGATGAAGAAATCCTCGAATCAGCCGCAGCAGTTGAAATCAGATTTGGCCAGGGAGCTTATCCTGGTAAAGGCAGTTATTTACCAGCAGAGAAGATCACTGATGAAATAGCAAGAACACGTAACTTGAAACCAGGTGAACCATCTTACTCACCTGCCCACCATATGGACATGACTGCCCCTGATGCTATGAAAGAAAAAGTGGAATGGCTACGTGAAATCACAGGAGGCGTACCAGTAGGTGCTAAAATTGGATGTGGGGATGTCAAGTCTGATGTAAGTATGTTAACTGATATTGGTGTGGATTTCATTGCTCTTGATGGCTTTGGTGGAGGTACAGGAGCTACAGACCTCTATGTTAGAGATAATGTGGGAATACCAGTGTTTGCTGCAATTCCACAGGCTTACAAAACATTACAAGAGTTGGGAGTTAAGGATAAAATATCTCTTATAGCTGGAGGAGGATTGAGAACTTCGGCTGATTTTGCTAAATGTCTGGCATTAGGTGCAGATGCAGTGTATATGGGTACTGCGGCCTTAATAGCAATAAACTGCCAGCAATACCGGATATGTTACAGTGATCTTTGTCCCACGGGTATTGCCACCCAGGATCCTAAGCTCATGGAACAGTTAGATGTAGAAGAGGGAATCCACAAGTTAACCAATTTCATCGAATTAACCAATGAAGAAATGGCCAATCTAACCCGAATTGTGGGTAAAAATAATGTGAACCAACTTTCCCCCGATGATCTGATTTCTGTAAATAAGGAATTTGCTGAAATCACCAGTGTAAGGTGGCTAAATGGAGAATATATTCATTAA
- a CDS encoding DUF2116 family Zn-ribbon domain-containing protein, giving the protein MIEQHKHCPVCGTPMPLNEKYCSPNCEQIALANQKKVQKSRKMLYVLFAVFILVWLFFMFRGQLGL; this is encoded by the coding sequence ATGATTGAACAACACAAGCACTGTCCTGTTTGCGGGACACCCATGCCCTTGAATGAAAAGTATTGCTCACCCAACTGTGAGCAAATAGCTCTGGCCAACCAGAAAAAAGTCCAAAAAAGCCGTAAAATGCTTTACGTTTTATTTGCAGTCTTCATCCTGGTCTGGTTGTTTTTCATGTTTAGGGGCCAGTTAGGATTATGA
- a CDS encoding Gfo/Idh/MocA family oxidoreductase, translated as MKKLNVGVVGVGAMGHNHVRVYTRLKNANLMAVSDLMKGTLAEVSKKYNTVGFVDYDNVLKMPEIDAVSICVPTTYHYEVVMSAIEQGKHVLVEKPIAFTLKEAKAMVRAARKEGVKLATGHVERFNPAVLEAKKLLREKLIGEVVSVSAKRVGPFPPRIKDVGVTIDLAIHEVDVMAYLMDSPVSKVYAHVGSRLEKCEYEDHAEIMMEFYNNAIGMLEVNWLTPYKKRQLEVTGTDGIISLDYIDQTVEIFGKNARNVRVPHNEPLMVELDSFLNAIMLDEKPKITGEDGIHALKTVLAAMKSAKEKVPVKIDID; from the coding sequence GTGAAAAAATTAAACGTGGGAGTTGTTGGTGTAGGGGCCATGGGCCATAACCACGTAAGGGTATACACCCGATTAAAAAATGCCAACCTCATGGCAGTCTCGGATCTCATGAAAGGCACCCTGGCGGAAGTTTCCAAGAAATACAACACTGTGGGCTTTGTTGATTATGATAATGTACTTAAAATGCCAGAAATAGATGCAGTGAGTATCTGTGTTCCCACCACTTACCACTACGAAGTGGTGATGAGTGCAATAGAACAGGGAAAACACGTACTGGTGGAAAAACCCATTGCATTCACCCTGAAGGAAGCCAAGGCCATGGTCCGAGCCGCCAGAAAAGAAGGAGTTAAACTGGCCACAGGTCACGTGGAACGGTTTAACCCGGCAGTTTTAGAAGCTAAAAAACTTTTAAGAGAAAAACTCATTGGTGAAGTGGTTTCAGTTTCAGCCAAAAGGGTGGGTCCATTTCCTCCACGAATAAAGGATGTGGGAGTAACTATAGATCTGGCCATCCACGAGGTGGATGTCATGGCTTACCTTATGGACAGTCCTGTTTCCAAGGTATACGCCCATGTTGGTAGTAGACTGGAAAAATGTGAATACGAGGACCATGCCGAGATCATGATGGAGTTCTACAACAACGCCATAGGTATGCTGGAAGTGAACTGGCTCACACCCTACAAAAAACGACAGTTAGAAGTCACTGGAACGGATGGTATAATCTCTCTGGATTACATTGACCAGACTGTGGAGATATTCGGGAAAAACGCCAGGAACGTCAGGGTACCTCACAATGAACCCCTAATGGTGGAGTTAGACTCATTCTTAAATGCAATTATGCTGGATGAAAAACCAAAAATTACAGGGGAAGATGGAATACATGCCCTTAAAACAGTCTTGGCAGCAATGAAATCTGCAAAAGAGAAAGTTCCAGTTAAAATTGATATTGATTAA
- a CDS encoding DUF2769 domain-containing protein: protein MAKVEFNLENVQKCICKTCPVQADSACVKSKQMKVQEMMPKLMAGEITPKPEMIPGLYCAQGKTMCADVDFEEMCQCNECPLWEEYDLSNGEPMGYYCRDGEAI, encoded by the coding sequence ATGGCTAAAGTGGAATTTAATTTGGAAAACGTGCAAAAGTGCATCTGTAAAACCTGTCCTGTGCAAGCGGATAGTGCATGTGTTAAATCAAAACAAATGAAAGTTCAGGAAATGATGCCTAAGCTAATGGCCGGTGAAATAACACCTAAACCTGAAATGATTCCTGGTTTGTACTGTGCCCAAGGAAAAACCATGTGTGCAGATGTGGACTTCGAAGAAATGTGCCAATGTAATGAATGTCCATTATGGGAAGAATATGATTTATCCAACGGTGAACCAATGGGTTACTACTGTAGAGATGGGGAAGCTATATAG
- the prf1 gene encoding peptide chain release factor aRF-1: MSEPSSTELYEVKRTLKELSDKKGRGTELVSVYIPPDKQISDVVKHMREELSQSANIKSKQTKKNVQSAIEVIMQRMKLFPRPPERGLVLFVGMIPKGGPGTEKMETYVFEPPEPVQTYTYHCNSQFFLEPLEEILEDKEIYGLAVIDRKEATIAVMKGKRIDIVKNLTSGVPGKHKAGGQSQRRFDRLIELAAHEFLKRIGDHMNDAFLELEGLKGVIIGGPGHTKEDFVNGDYLHHEIKQKIITTVDTSYTGEFGIREVIDKSMDILTEIDIMREKKLVQRFLTELVDENGLASYGEAEVRQNLINGAVEVLLLSEDVKSKRYTYECSSCGNQEEKTIKNESEAKEKTCKNCGESMKVASSEDIISDFVKLAEEVGSDVEVISTETEEGMQLLRAFGGIGAILRYRV, translated from the coding sequence ATGTCAGAACCATCATCAACCGAACTTTATGAGGTTAAGCGCACCCTGAAAGAACTCTCCGATAAAAAAGGACGGGGTACTGAGCTGGTGTCTGTTTACATCCCACCAGATAAACAGATCAGCGATGTGGTAAAACACATGCGAGAGGAACTAAGCCAGAGTGCTAACATCAAAAGTAAGCAGACAAAGAAGAATGTTCAATCTGCTATTGAAGTTATAATGCAGCGTATGAAGCTTTTCCCACGACCTCCAGAGAGGGGTCTGGTTCTCTTTGTTGGTATGATCCCCAAGGGGGGTCCAGGTACCGAGAAGATGGAAACCTATGTTTTCGAACCCCCAGAACCGGTTCAGACTTACACCTATCATTGTAACTCCCAGTTCTTCCTGGAACCCTTGGAAGAGATCCTGGAAGACAAAGAAATCTACGGACTGGCAGTTATCGACCGAAAAGAGGCCACAATAGCCGTTATGAAGGGTAAACGGATCGACATAGTTAAGAACCTTACCAGTGGTGTTCCTGGAAAACATAAGGCTGGTGGTCAGTCACAGAGACGTTTTGACCGATTGATTGAACTTGCAGCTCACGAATTCCTTAAAAGAATTGGTGATCATATGAACGATGCCTTTTTAGAGCTTGAAGGCCTTAAAGGAGTTATTATTGGAGGTCCAGGACATACTAAAGAGGATTTCGTTAATGGAGATTACCTGCACCATGAAATTAAACAAAAGATCATCACAACAGTGGACACTTCCTACACTGGGGAATTTGGTATCAGAGAAGTCATAGACAAATCCATGGATATACTCACTGAGATTGACATTATGCGTGAGAAAAAACTGGTTCAACGTTTCCTCACAGAACTGGTGGATGAAAATGGCTTAGCATCCTACGGTGAAGCAGAAGTCAGGCAGAACCTGATTAACGGCGCAGTAGAAGTTTTACTACTCTCAGAGGATGTTAAATCCAAGCGATACACCTATGAATGTTCTTCATGTGGAAACCAGGAAGAAAAAACCATTAAAAATGAGAGTGAAGCCAAAGAGAAAACCTGTAAGAATTGTGGTGAGTCAATGAAGGTTGCATCTTCTGAAGATATTATCAGTGACTTTGTTAAACTGGCTGAAGAAGTTGGTTCAGATGTTGAAGTCATATCCACTGAAACCGAAGAAGGAATGCAATTACTCCGTGCCTTTGGGGGTATTGGAGCCATATTAAGGTACAGAGTATAG